Genomic DNA from Prunus persica cultivar Lovell chromosome G1, Prunus_persica_NCBIv2, whole genome shotgun sequence:
AATAAACCAAAAGGGTCATAAATGTCCTAACTTCTTTACAACCAAAATTTCTACTAGTGTTGATACTACAAGTCCTTAATAATTTTGGAGTCAAACTAGAGCATCAAATAGTACGGACAAAGTGGCAGAAAGGGTAACCCTCAAGTATATGCATGACACTGTAGCTAGCccgtttacttttatttacaGTGATTTCGTATGtgaatgaaaataagaaaattaaacaaatatagtCATAGCAATAACGCATACAACAAATTCCACCTCAGATAGACAAAATACACCAATGTATGAGAATATCTCATCCCCTTATTTTTACATTAAGGTGGACTTTTCTGTAATTGTCATTAATGATTCTCGTTGCCACATCACCAAGTGTCAAACTAAcataaaaatgaagtttctatGTATAATGGCCAGAATCTGTAGCAAGTTAATACGATGAATAAATGACTCTGATATGCATAATTACTTATCATGGCAGATAAGAGAATAGCATGACAAACAATTTTAAGGGGCATAAATTCAAGctcaagaacaagaagaaaataaaaagtagtACCTTAGCGGTTCCATAGTATTGAACTATGTTTTGATGTTCAAACTGACTCAAAAGTGCAATCTCctggaagagaaaaaaaaaaaaaccaaacaaacaaacactgaatgagaagaaaaggatCTCAGAAACAACAGTAAAGCCAGGCTCTAGTCACATACTATTACTGAATCAATTAGTACAGGTATGCAAAACCAGGACATAGGACCAGACACAACACAAGCCTCTCACCTGTTCAAGTTGATAAACTCTTTGCACCCCCTGACTTCCTTTATCcagcaaggaaacttccttcACAGCAATGAAGCATCCGCAACTGCAGGAAAGAAAACTCATAATCAACGAAGTTgtaaaaaatatcagaatcaATGGAAAGTTGAAACATGGAGCCAGTCTTTTAATAAACATTTGTTTATGAATGTCAATTGAGGTATTTCAGTTAGTTAGACAGCTTTGCtgcaaaagaaagaattaaTTCATTTGAATATACAGTTATAAATACTTCATGAATAAACATTTTATGTTCGCACCCCTGACTCCCCTATTAAAAGATACCGTAAATCCTCAATCTTTTGCTAACATGCCAAGTCTGAGCCAGAGGTTCAAGCTCATGTCAGGCTTAACCTCAGCAAAAATCTCAACAGCTGAGCCTAACCAACCAAAAGCAAGGGCCAGCTTGGCTCATTTGCAGCCCGATGTGCTGCCTGCAGGCTTTGTTTACTTAGGTAGTGAAGGGATGGATCCAAAGGGATCATAAGGAACCTTTCCAAGTTTTGAATAAGAATTTGCAAAaaccacaaagaaaaatggagaagcaaCTCAATGAGAACCTCTGCTCTTAAATCTAGTAACATTCTCTCCTATGAATCAACTTCCTCCTATTGTAAGAAAGCAAATTCATCTGTCATTTACCACCTAGAAGTAACCTGTTGAAAAACGGCTCAGGGCATAATTCACAGTTGTCCATACATTAGCCAACCACCTGGACTGCAAGATATTATTGTCTTTCAAGCTTCTTATCTGTAGAACACTACATCAAGCAAAGCTTGTCTTTCCATCACTAATATCACCAAGTCGACCGAAGTCATCTAATGTCTCTTCCATCCCTTGAATTTTGAAACCAATTGGCACCCTTTCTTTAGCCATCACCGCTTAACACTTAACCGTTATATTACTTTAAACTCAACCTCTATCATTCTACTTCCCAAGTCCCAATAACACCAAATTATCTTTCAGATATTGAAGTTTCCTATCTTAATATATCTATAAGAAAAGGCAATCATATGGAAATGGAAGGGGTTTTAAGCACTTACTCAGAAATTGCTTCATACACAGACCCGAAAGACCCACTACCCAGAAGGTCACCCTTTTCCCAGTGAGTGATTTTAAGCTTAAGCCTCCCATTGGGCGAAAACCTCTCATTCGGAGAGACAGTAGTAGTGCTAGAAGAGTCGTCATCATTCGACGTCGTAAACGAACACCCTTCTGAGAGCGGCACAGTCTCTCTGACCCCAGCCTCCACAGCACCCTCCTCTCCAacctctccttcttcttcatcgccacaacaagaagaagcagaagaagaagaagactcaaGCCTCTTCTGGACCGAGTCTCCCTCGCCTTCCGGCGCGAAGTCCCTCAAAAGGTCCCAAGTTGAGCATCCATTGTCGACCACCGGAACTCTCATCGACGGCGGAGGCTTAAGCACCGGCGGCCGTGCACCCTTAATCCCAATACAAACACCACCGCCTGTGGTAGAAGCAGTAGCAGCATTACATAACCCGCTTGGACCGGCCGCGTCAGCCCGAGTCAACTCAGTCCCCGTAACAGTAACATCCCCAACTCTATCGCACAACTCGGCCACCACTTCCCTCAATTCGTCGGGTTTGGGGCTATCCAGACTATCCAACTGGTACAATCTGGACATGGGGAGCAGATCCGAACACGACCGGATCTTCCGAGCCACCCAGTCCTCCTCTGATATGGAGAAGTCGTCGGGGCCAAGGCCCAAGGTCTGGTATATCCGCTCCATATCCCCCTCGTTTCCCTCGACCCGGAAGCTCGTCCGGTCCAAGTCGAAGGAGCGCGTGTAGAGCGAAGGCGAAGAGGACGAGTCGTCGAGCGAGGACGACGTCGAAGCGGCGTCGTAGTCAATGTGCTTCACCGCATTCCGGCGCTCCAGCCTCGGCTTCCTCCGGTTCTTCTTCGGATCCATGGTTTTCGCTCCCTTGCTAGAGAAAATTCGAGGTATGTGATGCATAGGGAGCTAAATCCATCTAAATGTTGCCACCTCTGCGAGCAATTCAATCGGAAAAGTGAGCGATGAAGTTGTGAGAGTTGTGTTTGTTCAGGGTTTTCGGGAAAAGACGCTGACCAAAGGAAAGAGGATGGGAATTTTGGAGACTGGTAAACGCCGTCGGAGGACAGAGATGGGAAAACGCGGTGCCACGTAGACAGTGTCTAGGTGGGTTTGAGAACTGGGGGCCACTTGACAACGACATCTCTGGGGCTTTTCGGTCTGTCTGAAGAGGCGCGCAGATTCTTAAGCGTACGCCCCACGCCCCCGCGCAAAAGATCCTTATGAATATTATCAGATATTTTTCTTACTTAGTAGAGGCTGCTCGGCTGGAAGTAAAGATAACGCTGGCACTTCAGTCTTCATgttcattaaaaatttatcaacATTCGTTAAGACTATTGTTGATTAGGCATAATTCTaccatttttgtaatttctcaGAGAGATCATGGTTATAGAAAAATATGATCGCGATGACACAAAGTTATAACTTCTTCCTAGtataaattacttaataatCTTAAAAACAAGTC
This window encodes:
- the LOC18789740 gene encoding mitogen-activated protein kinase kinase kinase 1 → MHHIPRIFSSKGAKTMDPKKNRRKPRLERRNAVKHIDYDAASTSSSLDDSSSSPSLYTRSFDLDRTSFRVEGNEGDMERIYQTLGLGPDDFSISEEDWVARKIRSCSDLLPMSRLYQLDSLDSPKPDELREVVAELCDRVGDVTVTGTELTRADAAGPSGLCNAATASTTGGGVCIGIKGARPPVLKPPPSMRVPVVDNGCSTWDLLRDFAPEGEGDSVQKRLESSSSSASSCCGDEEEGEVGEEGAVEAGVRETVPLSEGCSFTTSNDDDSSSTTTVSPNERFSPNGRLKLKITHWEKGDLLGSGSFGSVYEAISDCGCFIAVKEVSLLDKGSQGVQRVYQLEQEIALLSQFEHQNIVQYYGTAKDESNLYIFLELVAKGSLQKLYQTYRLTDSHVSEYTRQILQGLKYLHDRRVIHRDIKCANILVHANGSVKLADFGLAKTIQMNDIKSSQGTAYWMAPEVVNRKHQGYGLPADIWSLGCTVLEMLTRRFPYPNLEWMQALFKIGKGEPPPVPDSLSKDAQDFIHRCLQVNPANRPTAAQLLNHPFLNRPLTTSSGSGSPYHHRGPS